In Salvelinus namaycush isolate Seneca chromosome 37, SaNama_1.0, whole genome shotgun sequence, the following are encoded in one genomic region:
- the LOC120031374 gene encoding uncharacterized protein LOC120031374 — protein MNYFHSRATFSFLQNEDDTRAVEHAVRTAIHNVLSVISSINSTKIQEYQSKLAEKDKENETLKRKVKTAEREITALRGSFEFSGNECHQVRSSTYALSPEMQRGKPICNENEVSSRADWRIDFPSLGGRTPPQVFSQCKDTFLPTGASTIYMSHHQNPSSHSAEESGLLAERTRGQSPSPSPVTRPVIKEEPSDIETFYIKWEMSEEGIGEQREGLGPPHVLGKEYEAQQRGGTPTMQRDGTHPVAGSQSGHEYGERPTRHLKRRLSSAETQRRFRERVRADPEKFRAYKEKERRRNQHRKVSISDLPEETRRLKREAWREASRRCRARKMSSLQTNLTQPCHLSQNTETPGWTRGHCRGRQ, from the exons ATGAATTATTTCCATAGTAGAGCAACGTTCTCCTTTTTGCAAAATGAAGACGACACTCGTGCAGTCGAACATGCAGTTAGAACAGCGATACATAATGTTTTGAGTGTTATTTCTAGTATCAACAGTACCAAAATACAGGAATATCAAAGTAAGTTGGCCGAGAAGGACAAAGAAAACGAAACGCTGAAACGCAAAGTTAAAACAGCAGAACGAGAGATCACAGCATTGCGAGGCTCCTTTGAATTTTCTGGAAATGAATGTCATCAAGTCAGGTCAAGCACTTATGCACTTTCACCAGAAATGCAAAGAGGGAAACCAATTTGCAATGAAAACGAGGTGTCAAGCAGAGCTGATTGGAGAATAGATTTCCCCA GTCTTGGTGGAAGGACTCCTCCACAGGTTTTTTCCCAGTGCAaagacacatttcttcccacTGGGGCATCAACTATTTATATGTCCCATCACCAGAACCCTTCCTCCCATTCTGCAGAAGAGTCTGGGCTTTTAGCAGAGCGAACCAGAGGCCAGTCCCcatcacccagtccagtcaccaGACCAGTGATAAAAGAGGAGCCCTCTGACATTGAGACATTCTACATTAAATGGGAGATGAGTGAGGAGGGCATTGGGGAGCAACGGGAGGGCCTAGGCCCGCCACACGTACTGGGAAAAGAGTACGAAGCCCAGCAGAGGGGTGGAACTCCAACCATGCAAAGAGACGGAACTCACCCTGTTGCTGGTAGCCAGAGTGGACATGAGTATGGGGAGAGACCAACCAGGCATCTGAAAA GGAGGCTGTCAAGTGCAGAGACACAGCGGAGGTTCAGAGAGAGAGTCCGTGCTGACCCTGAGAAGTTCCGGGCCTACAAGGAGAAGGAACGACGCAG GAATCAGCATAGGAAGGTGTCAATATCAGATTTACCTGAAGAGACCCGCAGATTGAAGAGAGAGGCCTGGAGAGAAGCATCCAGACGCTGTCGTGCACGCAAAATGTCCTCCCTCCAGACGAACCTCACACAGCCCTGCCACCTCTCCCAGAACACAGAGACACCTGGTTGGACTAGGGGACACTGCAGGGGCAGGCAGTAG